The Synechococcus sp. WH 8101 sequence AGGCTCTGATCGATCTCCCCCTCGACGCTGTCTACAGCTCGCCGCTTCAGAGGGCCGCGGCCACCACCGCCGCGATCCTGGGCGTGCGCAGCGACAGCCTGCAACCGGTGCTCGATGAAGGTCTGCTGGAAGTCGACCTGGAACCCTGGAGCGGTCTGACCGCCGATGAGCGCGCCCAACGCGATCCGGAGGCTTACCAGGCCTGGAGGCTCCGGCCGGAAGAGCTGGAGCTCACCCGGACGGATGGGAGCCGCTATCGACCGATCCCCGAGCTGATGGAGCAGGCGCGCCGCTTCCTTCAGACCCTGCTGCAACGCCATCCAGTGGGTGGCGACAGCACCGTTCTGGTGGTGGGACACAACGCGATCCTGCGCTGCCTGATCCTGGTGCTGCTGGGAGAACCGGAGCGTGGCTTCCGACGCCTGCAACTCGACAATGCCTCCCTGTCGGTCTTCAACCTCCAACCGAGCAGCGAGGGGCACAGCGTTCAGATCGAGTGCCTCAACAACAGCAGCCATCTCGGTCAGCCCTTGCCGGCCAAGGGCAAAGGCGCCCGCCTGGTGCTCGTCCGCCATGGCGAAACGAACTGGAACCGGGAGGGCCGCTTCCAGGGACAGATCGATATCCCCCTCAACGCCAACGGCCACGCCCAGGCAGAAGCGGCCCGCGCCTTCCTCGCACCCGTGCCTCTGCAACGGGCCTACAGCAGCTCCATGTCGCGCCCCCGTCAGACGGCGGAGGGCATTCTTCGCTCCCACCCCGGGGTCCCCCTCACCGTGACCGGCGGTTTGATGGAGATCGGCCACGGACTCTGGGAAGGCAAGTTGGAAGCGGAGATTCAGGCCCAGTGGGGCGACCTGCTGGCGGAATGGAAACGCACGCCGCACACAGTGCAGATGCCGGAAGGGGAAACCATCCAACAAGTGTGGGAACGGTCGGTGCACACCTGGACCACGATCGCCGCGAGCCTCGATCCAGAGGAAACAGCCCTGGTGGTGGCCCATGACGCCGTCAACAAAACGATCCTCTGCCACCTGCTCGGTCTGTCCCCCGCCGACATCTGGGCGGTGAAACAGGGGAACGGCGGCGTCACCGTGATCGACATGCCCGTCGATCCTGGCCAGCCTGCAGTGGTGACCTGTCTGAATCTCACCTCCCACCTGGGAGGCGTTCTCGACCGCACGGCCGCCGGAGCCCTCTGAGCCCATGCCGCACACCATGCTGCTGGATCCAGTCCGGATCCTGATCGGCAGCGACCAGGATCCGATTGAGCAGGGCGCCGCCCTGATCCGCGACGGTGCGCTGGTGGACTTCGGTGACGACGCCAGACAGTTGGCCCAGCGGGAGGGCATCGAAGCCCAGGCCATGCCCAAGGCGCTCCTGGCGCCTTTGCTGGTCGATCCCCACTCCGTTCTTGAGCAGCCCCTCATCGGCCAGGCGGAAACGCTGGAGAGCCTGTGCCGCGCTGCCGCTCGGGCGGGCTACGGCCAGGTGGCCCTGCTGCCTCGGGCCGAAACCTGGCGCGACAGGGTCGAGCAGCTCCAGGGGTTCCAACGCCCTGAGCTTGGGGTGCGGCTGCATCTCTGGGGCGGGTTCAGTTGTGGCGGACGCGGCGAGCAGTTTTCTGCCCATGGTGACCTGCTGGAGCATGGCGCCATCGGCCTCGCCGACGATGACCACTGCCCGCCGATTCCCCTGCTGCAGCGGGCCCTGGTGCTGGGAGACATGGGCGCGGCCCCGCTGCTGCTTGCGCCACGCGACCCCCAGATTCAGGGGGACGGCATGGTGCGCGAAGGGGTGGAGACCCTCCGGGCCGGTTGGCCTCCGGATCCGGTCGCCAGTGAAACCCTGCCCCTGGGCCAGCTGCTCGAACTGCAGCGCCAGCACCCGGAGCGCCGTCTCTGCCTGATGAACCTGTCCACGGCCGACGGCGTTAACCAGCTGAAGGCAGCAGTCGTGCCACCACAAGCCAGCGTCTGCTGGTGGCACCTCGTGGCCGACAGCGGCAGCCTGCAGCCCACGGAGACCGGCTGGTGTATCACCCCCTCGCTGGGGGGCCCGGAAGACCGGCAGGCCCTGATCGACGCATTGGAGCGGGGCACCCTGACGGCCGTGGCAGTGCACGCGGTGCCGCTCGACGAGGAAGACTGCCTGCTACCGCCGGGAGAACGCCGCCCAGGACTGGCGGGACACCAGCTGGTGCTGCCGGCCCTGTGGCAGGAGCTGGTCAACGTCCGTGGCTGGTCGGTACGTCAACTCTGGAACGCACTCTGCTTCGGCCCCTCCCGCCTGCTCGGTCAACCGGAGGAGCGACTGGAGGTCGGCAGCAACCGCTGGCTGTTGTTCGACCCCCAGCAGCGCTGGCGCCAGTCGCGTCAGTCAGCCGATGCGCCCCTGGCGGCCAATCAACCGTGGGAAGGGCGAGAGTTGGTGGGCCAGGTGACGGCCTGCGGTCTCACAACCCCAGAGATCCGCTGCGATTGAGGGGCCAGAAACGCCACACAGCGCGGCCGAGGATCTCTTGTTCAGGCAGAAAGGGGCCGCCGGGCCAGTACCGGCCATCCCAGCTGTTGCTTCGGTTATCGCCGAGCGCCAGCACATGGCCCTTGGGCACGGTGACGTTGAGCGTGCGGCAACGGCTCATCCCCTGCGCATCCAGAGGGCAGTAGTTGCTCACATAGGGCTCGGGCACGGCCTTGCCGTTCACACTCACCTCACCCCGAGGATTCACCACCACCTGATCGCCGGCCACCGCCACCACTCGCTTGATGTAAGCGTCACAGGCTGGATCGCCGAGACCGGGGATTAGACCCAGCAGGGGAAAGTTGGCCAGGGCGCATTGCAACGGCGAAGGTGACGTGGTGGATTTCAGTGCCGGATCGAAGGAATAGGGAGAATTGAAGACAACAATTTCACCTCGGCGGGGGGAACGCTGCCGGTAGGTGAGCTTCTCCACCAGCAGGCGATCGTGAATCTGCAGACCCGGCAGCATGGAGCCGGACGGAATGAAACGGGCTTCAGCGATCCAGTGCCTGATGCCCAGGTAGAGAGCGAGGGTGAACAGCACCGGCCCCCAGAAATCCCAGAACGGGTGGGAGCGCCGCGGGCTCGGATCCCTCTGCGCGTCGGACAACTCGCTACAACACGGATTGGAAACGGCAGGATAGGCGCGACCGGTGTCGGCTCCTAGGCTGCCCATCGCCAGGATCGCCCATGGTTCGACCCCGCTGGCAAGCGTTGAAACCCTCCTCAAGCGGACGCTTCTGGCTGCGCTGGGATCGATTGCTGGCGCTGATCGCCAGCGCCAACCTAGCCTGGGTCGTGTTCGATGTGACCTATGTGCCGTTGCGCACCTTCTGGCTGCAGCGCAACCTCTACCCGCTGCCGTCGGTGCCGCTGGCCGTACCGCTGCCCTGGATCCCCGACATCACCCCGGTTTATGACCGGGTGAAGGGCATCGAACCTCATCGCGACACCGCCGCCTACATCGCCCACTTCCGCCAACTCGAGCAGGTGGCCGACCGCCAGGGCATCAACAGCCTCGCCGCGCGGCAGCTGCGCCTGGAAATGGTGGTGCGCAACAGCCAGCTCATCGACGAGAACCCCTTCATCGGCTCTGGCCAGGCCGGCACTCTCGAAAAACTGAAAAATCGTCTACGCGCCCGCGCCGGCCTTGATTCGGCCAAACAAGCGGCCGCCCGTCTCCTGAGCGATGACCAACTCGCTCACGGCGGCTGGGAACAGGAGCGTGAATTCTGGAACCGCCAGATCCTGCCGCTGGCCGCCACCAATTACTGGCGTGGCATCGACGAAAACGGGCAGCCGATCGACCACGCCTGGCGCATCGACACCCCGTTTCAGGTGGTGTTCCTCCTCGACATCCTGATCCGAGCGATCCGACTCAAACGTCGCTTCCCGGCGATCGCCTGGCGGGATGCCCTGCTGCGGCGTTGGATCGACCTGCCGCTGCTGTTGCCGTTCTGGCGCCTGCTGCGAATTATCCCGGTCACCGAGCGGCTGTCCAGCAGCCGTCTGATTCAGCTGGAGCCGCTGCGAACGGTGGTGAGTCGCGGCGTGGTCGCCCTGCTGGCCCTGGAGCTGTTCGAAGTGCTCACCCTGCGGATCCTCGATGCTGTGCAAGGGGTGATCCGCTCGCCGCTGCTGCCCCAGAGAATCCGCGGACTCTGCAGTCACCAGTCGGTGGATGACAACGGCGAACGGGAGCTTGCCGAACTGATCAGGTTGTGGATTCCCCTGTTGCTCACCCAGGTGGGACCGGGCATGCGTCCCCAACTGGTGGCCCTGTTCAGCCACGCGCTGCAGCGCAGCATGAGCGATGCCATGGTGCCTGCTCCGCTGCGTGAACTGGCGGCGGTGCAACGGGCCGAAAACGGCATCAGTCGCCAGCTGGCAACCGGCATGGTCGACGCCTTTCTCGATCTATCGCGACAGACCGGTCAACGCCTGGGACGACGGGACGCCCAGATGGACGATCTGGCCCTGGAGGCGCTCGATCGGTTCTGGGAGGAGTTGGCACGCACTTTGGAGCAGGGTCCCGTGCTGGAGAGGAGTCAGGAGCTGGTGGCGGCCTTCCTCGAGGAACTCAAACGCAACAGCGTGCAGCAGCTGCGCGATCAGGGAGGCGTCGATCAGCTGATCACGGAACTCGATGGTCTCAGCTTCACTGAGGAATCGCCTCGCTCCACACCTCGGCGTTGAAACCGACAAGGAAACGGCCATCCGGGAGTTCGACAAACGGCCGTTTGATCAACTTGCCATCGGCGGCAAGGGCGTCGAGAACCTGGGCATCGGTCATGGCCTTGACGCTGGCCGCACCCAGAGCGCGATAACTCTGACCACTGGTGTTGAGGAGCGGTTGGCGGCGGCCAAACTGCGCCAGAGCACTGGCTAGGAGGTCCCGATCGGGCGGGCTCACGGTGATGTCGTGGAGAGTTACCTCAATTCCCCTCTCCTGAAGCCAGGCCAGGGCCTTTCGACAGGTGGAACAGCGGGAGTAACTCCAGATCGTGAGGCCCGTCACCGGCGATCAGCGGCCGATCAGGGATTTGAGAGCGCCCAGAAGAGAATTCGACCCTTTGCCGACACCGTCATCGGGACGGGTGCGAACGGTGACATCACCATTGACGCTGGTGCGGCAGCTGAGGCGGTAGTTGGCAGGGCGATCAGCCAGATACACCTCCTCAACATCGCTCCGCGGAGAAAGATTCTGAGCACCCTCCAGCACCTCCACCACGCAGGTGCCGCACTGACCGACGCCGCCACAGTTGTTGAGATTGTTGAGCCCCTTGTAGGGATTGATGCCGGCATCCAACGCTGCTTTGCGGAGATTGGCACCTTCAATGCAACCGACCTGCTGGCCTTCCTGCTCGAAACGGATGGTGGGCACGGGTCGTTCACATGCTGGGCGCGCACCAACTTACAAGCTTCCAGGCCCATCCCCGCGGGTCTGCAACGGAACTTGGCTCTTCATGCCTGAGCCGCCCGGATGCAGGACTCCAGCAGGGGCGCCACCGCATCAGCGTCTCGCCAGCCGCCGATCACCGTCACCCGGCCTTCGAGGTTTTTATAGACGCGAAAAAACTCCGCCACATCCTCGAGCTGGTTCGGTGCGATCTGGCGGATGCTGGTGATGCTCCGCTGGCGGGGGTCCGCCACGGGGACGCAGAGGATCTTGCCGTCGTAATGGCCGGTGTCATGCATATCGAGAACACCGATCGGCCTGGCGCAGATCAGGCAGCCCGCGAAGGTGGGCTCCTCCATGATCACCATCGCGTCGAGGGGAGAGCCGTCTTCGGCAAGGGTGTTGGGGATGAAGCCGTAGTCAAACGGATATTTCACCGACGAGTGCAAGACCCGATCCAGGGCCATCACACCGGCATCGGCGAAATACTCGTATTTATTCCGGCTGCCCGCCGGGATTTCCACCAGCAGGTTCACCAAGCCGGGTGATGGCGAAGGGGGAAGGGAGCGCAGATCCATCGCGTTCCTGAACCATGGTGGGGTGGTCACCTCGGACTGGCCGGTCACTCAACACGGCCAACGTCGGTACGCCGATCGTGGCAACCGCAATGGCGAATCCGGTGAGAATGAGTGCCGGGCCTGCGAGATCGAGGCTGTCTTGGGCCGAAAGGTCGGGTTGGGAACCGTGAGGAGGTTCGGGGTCCATGCAGGTGGAAGAGGGAACATCCCGAGCGCTTCGAACCCTCGAAGGGGTTTGTGTTGAGAGCGTCGAGAACCGCAACTCCTGCTATGGAGCAGAAGTGGGCTTCTTTACTATGACACCTCTTTCAGAGGGTTGCCGGCCAACCGGTCGCAACAACCAAGGTCAGGCAGCAGCGCGGTCCTGACGCTCGCGCCGGGAGGCGAGGTCGGAAGGGGGCTCCTGCAGACCCTCCAGATGGGAACGGATCAACCGCAACTCTTCGAGAATTGCCCCAAGACATTGCTGCGTGGCCGTCGAGGGTGAATTCAGCACCTCAACGGTGACTTCCTTGATCCGCAGCACATCCTTGGCAAATCGAGCCACCTCGTTGGGGTGAAACAGAAGCGGGTCTTTCTGATCGCTTCGGTATTCGGGATTGAGCTTGCGGGGATTGAAGGGAGGATTGAGGTTTCTCGGATCGGTGTTGGTGTAGCGATACACCGAAGCACGGGAACGATTGAGTGACTTTTGAACGTCTTCGATACCGACAAGGGCATCGGAACGCGCCATTACCGCATCCACATCAACGGAAGGGTCAACCGTGCCAGCGGCGGCGGAAAGGCTGGGGTCGACCGGCCGTGAGAACATGGAACAAGCCTTATGGCAACTGAAGTCTCACGGACGTTAGCAGTTGAGACTCAGTCGTCACTCCCTCTCTCCCGGATCGGGTCCACTTCGCGGATCGACCCTCTCTGAGGCGGTGGTAACTTCCCGCTTCTTGCTGAATCACGATCATGCGCGTCTCCCGCCTGATGCTGGTGACGTTGCGGGATGTTCCCGCAGACGCGGAGATCGCTTCCCATCAGCTGTTGCTTCGAGGTGGATTCATCCGACGGGTGGGGTCCGGCATCTATGCCTATTTACCGCTGATGTGGCGCGTGCTTCAGCGGATCAATGCGATTGTTCGCGAGGAAATGAACGCGGTGGGGGCCCTTGAGACTCTGCTGCCCCAGCTCCAACCGGCCGAACTCTGGCAACGCAGCGGTCGCTGGCAGGGCTACACCGCAGGAGAAGGGATCATGTTCCATCTCGACGACCGGCAAGGTCGCCAGCTCGGCCTGGGGCCGACCCATGAGGAGGTGATCACATCGTTGGCGGGTGAACTGCTGCGGTCCTACCGGCAACTCCCCGTGACGCTTTATCAGATCCAGAGCAAGTTCCGCGATGAGATCCGCCCCCGATTCGGGTTGATGCGCGGTCGTGAATTCATCATGAAAGATGCGTATTCCTTCCACGCCGACGCATCAGATCTGCAGGCCTGTTACGGGGCCATGGATGGGGCCTATCGCCGGATCTTCGATCGTTGCGGCCTGCAGACCGTGGCGGTGGAGGCCGATAGCGGCGCCATCGGTGGCGCCGCCTCCCAGGAGTTCATGGTCACGGCTGAAGCCGGTGAAGACTTGATCCTGATGAATGAATCCGGTAGCTACGCCGCCAACCTCGAGAAGGCTGTCTCGATCGCACCTGACGCCATTCCACTCCCCGAGGGCGACAGCCGGTCCCTCGACACGCCCGGAGAGCACACGATCGAGGCTCTCTGCAGTGCACAGCAACTCGAGCCCTCCCAGGTCGTGAAGGTTCTCGCGCTGATTGCCCGCATGGATTCCGGAAGCGAGCGCCCAGTGCTGGCCTGCCTCAGGGGCGACCAGGAGCTGAACGAGGTGAAGCTGATCAACGCCCTTACCGCTGCGCTTGGGGAGGGGGTGCTGGATCTGGCCGCCGTGACTGCCGAACAGCTGGAACGGCAGGGACTGCAGCCCTGGCCCTTCGGCGCCCTCGGCCCCGACCTGGAGGACAGCCGACTCGCGGGCGCGCGCACCTGGGTTCCCACGTTTCTGCGCTTCGCCGACCCCACCGCTCTGGCGCTCGAGCGATTCGTGTGCGGCGCGAACACCCCCGACCAGCACCGTTGGGGGTGGCGTTGGCCTGACTGCCAGGTCTTGCCTCAAGCGGTGGATCTACGCAATGCCCAGGCCGGTGACCGCTGCCAGAGCGATCCGGAGCAGACCCTGGTGGCGCGCCGCGGCATCGAGGTGGGCCACATTTTTCAGTTGGGCCGAAAATATTCGCAAGCAATGGACGCCAACTTCACCAACGCCGATGGGGGGCAGGAAGCGCTCTGGATGGGCTGTTACGGCATCGGTGTGTCCCGCCTCGCCCAGGCAGCCGTGGAACAACATCACGACGACGCCGGCATTTGCTGGCCGCTGGCGATCGCTCCATTCCAGGTGATTGTGGTGGTGGCCAACCTGCAGGACGCAACGCAACGCGGCCTCGGTGAGGATCTCTACGCCAAGTTGATGGCCCAAGGCGTGGATGCCCTGCTCGATGACCGTCAGGAGAGAGCTGGGGTGAAATTCAAGGATGCGGATCTGATCGGCATTCCCTGGCGGATCGTGGTTGGCCGCGCCGCCGCTGACGGACAGGTGGAACTGGTGGAACGGGCGACCCGCCAGGCCGATGTGCTGACGGTTGACGCCGCACTCGAACGGGTGCTCGCTGCGGTTGCCGCCGCCTGAACCGCCCCATCCAGGCCTCTTCACCGGCGCCTTTACAGTCCTCAGAACTGATCCGTCGCCATGCTCACCGCCCTGCTTCGCCTGACGAACAAGTTGCTCAAGGCGACCACGACGGCAGCACTGGCCGCCATCCTCGGCGTTTCCCTGCTGCTCACGGCCTGTTCAGGGGCCTCCGCTTCCGGCTTGAGCGGTGACTACGTCGAAGACACCGTGGCTGTGGGCCACAGACTGCAGGCCACCATCGCCCTTCCGCAGGATGATGCCGAACGGCCGGAAGCGGAGGCGGAAGCCCGCACGCTGATCAACGACTACATGTCGCGGTACCGGCCGCGCCCCCAGGTGAACGGACTCGCATCCTTCACCACCATGCAGACGGCCCTGAACTCCCTCGCCGGCCACTACAACACCTACGCCAATCGCCCCCTGCCTGAGGGCCTGAAAGAGCGGGTCGACAAAGAGCTCACCAAGGCGGAGCGGGCGGCTGTGCGCGGCAGCTGAGCACGGCGACCCACTGCTTTTCTTTTGACCGAAGGGTGGTGGATCTGTAAAGCTGTCGGATTGTGCAGATTGGCGGCTTCGGGCCGCAGTGTCTTTGGCCAACGTTGTCGTCATCGGTGCGCAGTGGGGTGACGAAGGAAAAGGGAAGATCACCGACCTTCTGAGTCGTTCCGCCGATGTGGTCGTCCGCTACCAGGGGGGCGTCAACGCTGGCCACACCATCGTGGTTGACGGACAGGTGCTCAAATTGCACCTCATCCCTTCCGGCATTCTTTATCCCGACACCATCTGTCTCATCGGTTCTGGAACGGTGGTGGACCCCAAGGTGATGCTTGGGGAGCTCGACATGCTGATCGAGAACGGCATCGACATCTCCGGCCTGCAGCTGGCGTCGACGGCCCACGTGACCATGCCCTACCACCGCCTGCTGGATCAGGCGATGGAGATGCAACGCGGTGATCGACGCATCGGCACCACCGGGCGAGGGATCGGCCCGACCTACGCCGACAAGTCGCAGCGCAGCGGCATTCGCGTGATTGATCTGCTGGATGAACAACGGCTGCGGGATCGCCTCGAAGGCCCCCTGAAGGAAAAGAACCAGCTCCTGGAAACCATCTACGGCTTGGAACCCGTCGATGGGGAGGCGGTGATCGGCGAATATCTGGATTACGGACGTCGCCTCGCCCCCCATGTGGTCGATTGCACCCGGGCAATTCACACGGCGGCACGGAATCGCAAGAACATTCTCTTCGAAGGAGCGCAGGGAACCCTGCTCGACCTCGACCATGGCACCTATCCCTACGTCACCTCCTCCAACCCGGTGTCCGGAGGTGCCTGCATCGGCGCCGGCGTCGGTCCGACCCTGATCGACCGGGTGATCGGTGTGGCCAAGGCCTACACCACCCGTGTTGGCGAAGGGCCTTTCCCCACCGAACTAAGCGGCAGCCTCAACGATCAGCTCACCGAACGCGGCGGTGAATTCGGCACCACCACCGGCCGCCGCCGTCGCTGTGGCTGGTTTGACGGGGTGATCGGTCGGTATGCCGTTGAGGTGAATGGGCTCGACTGTCTGGCGGTGACCAAGCTGGACGTGCTCGATGAGCTGGATGCCATCCAGGTGTGTGTGGCGTACGAGCTCGACGGGCAGACGATCGAATATTTCCCAAGCTGCGCCGAGGAATTTTCCCGTTGCAAGCCGATCTTCAAAACCCTGCCGGGCTGGCAGTGCTCCACCGCCGATTGCCGCCGACTGGAGGATCTGCCTGAAAAAGCGATGGCCTACCTGCGTTTCCTCGCCGATCTGATGGAAGTGCCCATCGCCATCGTCTCGCTGGGCGCCAGCCGAGATCAGACGATCGTGGTGGAAGATCCGATTCACGGACCGAAACGGGCCCTGCTCAGCGCCTGACCAACAGCCGCAGCGCCCGAAGGGCGATACTGCCGCTGTTCTGCGCCTGATGGCCCCATGACGACACCCCGATTCAGCAACCACGACTGCTCCCTGGATGTGGTGGGAATCGGAAACGCGATCGTGGACGTGCTCGTGCAGACCGATGACAGCTT is a genomic window containing:
- a CDS encoding dihydroorotase → MPHTMLLDPVRILIGSDQDPIEQGAALIRDGALVDFGDDARQLAQREGIEAQAMPKALLAPLLVDPHSVLEQPLIGQAETLESLCRAAARAGYGQVALLPRAETWRDRVEQLQGFQRPELGVRLHLWGGFSCGGRGEQFSAHGDLLEHGAIGLADDDHCPPIPLLQRALVLGDMGAAPLLLAPRDPQIQGDGMVREGVETLRAGWPPDPVASETLPLGQLLELQRQHPERRLCLMNLSTADGVNQLKAAVVPPQASVCWWHLVADSGSLQPTETGWCITPSLGGPEDRQALIDALERGTLTAVAVHAVPLDEEDCLLPPGERRPGLAGHQLVLPALWQELVNVRGWSVRQLWNALCFGPSRLLGQPEERLEVGSNRWLLFDPQQRWRQSRQSADAPLAANQPWEGRELVGQVTACGLTTPEIRCD
- a CDS encoding 2Fe-2S iron-sulfur cluster-binding protein, producing the protein MPTIRFEQEGQQVGCIEGANLRKAALDAGINPYKGLNNLNNCGGVGQCGTCVVEVLEGAQNLSPRSDVEEVYLADRPANYRLSCRTSVNGDVTVRTRPDDGVGKGSNSLLGALKSLIGR
- a CDS encoding histidine phosphatase family protein yields the protein MTLRLLLVRHGLSSFNVERRIQGRNDLSVLTSEGEDQARRTGQALIDLPLDAVYSSPLQRAAATTAAILGVRSDSLQPVLDEGLLEVDLEPWSGLTADERAQRDPEAYQAWRLRPEELELTRTDGSRYRPIPELMEQARRFLQTLLQRHPVGGDSTVLVVGHNAILRCLILVLLGEPERGFRRLQLDNASLSVFNLQPSSEGHSVQIECLNNSSHLGQPLPAKGKGARLVLVRHGETNWNREGRFQGQIDIPLNANGHAQAEAARAFLAPVPLQRAYSSSMSRPRQTAEGILRSHPGVPLTVTGGLMEIGHGLWEGKLEAEIQAQWGDLLAEWKRTPHTVQMPEGETIQQVWERSVHTWTTIAASLDPEETALVVAHDAVNKTILCHLLGLSPADIWAVKQGNGGVTVIDMPVDPGQPAVVTCLNLTSHLGGVLDRTAAGAL
- the psb27 gene encoding photosystem II protein Psb27, which produces MLTALLRLTNKLLKATTTAALAAILGVSLLLTACSGASASGLSGDYVEDTVAVGHRLQATIALPQDDAERPEAEAEARTLINDYMSRYRPRPQVNGLASFTTMQTALNSLAGHYNTYANRPLPEGLKERVDKELTKAERAAVRGS
- a CDS encoding Spx/MgsR family RNA polymerase-binding regulatory protein, whose product is MTGLTIWSYSRCSTCRKALAWLQERGIEVTLHDITVSPPDRDLLASALAQFGRRQPLLNTSGQSYRALGAASVKAMTDAQVLDALAADGKLIKRPFVELPDGRFLVGFNAEVWSEAIPQ
- a CDS encoding inorganic diphosphatase, with protein sequence MDLRSLPPSPSPGLVNLLVEIPAGSRNKYEYFADAGVMALDRVLHSSVKYPFDYGFIPNTLAEDGSPLDAMVIMEEPTFAGCLICARPIGVLDMHDTGHYDGKILCVPVADPRQRSITSIRQIAPNQLEDVAEFFRVYKNLEGRVTVIGGWRDADAVAPLLESCIRAAQA
- a CDS encoding adenylosuccinate synthase translates to MSLANVVVIGAQWGDEGKGKITDLLSRSADVVVRYQGGVNAGHTIVVDGQVLKLHLIPSGILYPDTICLIGSGTVVDPKVMLGELDMLIENGIDISGLQLASTAHVTMPYHRLLDQAMEMQRGDRRIGTTGRGIGPTYADKSQRSGIRVIDLLDEQRLRDRLEGPLKEKNQLLETIYGLEPVDGEAVIGEYLDYGRRLAPHVVDCTRAIHTAARNRKNILFEGAQGTLLDLDHGTYPYVTSSNPVSGGACIGAGVGPTLIDRVIGVAKAYTTRVGEGPFPTELSGSLNDQLTERGGEFGTTTGRRRRCGWFDGVIGRYAVEVNGLDCLAVTKLDVLDELDAIQVCVAYELDGQTIEYFPSCAEEFSRCKPIFKTLPGWQCSTADCRRLEDLPEKAMAYLRFLADLMEVPIAIVSLGASRDQTIVVEDPIHGPKRALLSA
- the lepB gene encoding signal peptidase I — protein: MSDAQRDPSPRRSHPFWDFWGPVLFTLALYLGIRHWIAEARFIPSGSMLPGLQIHDRLLVEKLTYRQRSPRRGEIVVFNSPYSFDPALKSTTSPSPLQCALANFPLLGLIPGLGDPACDAYIKRVVAVAGDQVVVNPRGEVSVNGKAVPEPYVSNYCPLDAQGMSRCRTLNVTVPKGHVLALGDNRSNSWDGRYWPGGPFLPEQEILGRAVWRFWPLNRSGSLGL
- a CDS encoding proline--tRNA ligase; this translates as MRVSRLMLVTLRDVPADAEIASHQLLLRGGFIRRVGSGIYAYLPLMWRVLQRINAIVREEMNAVGALETLLPQLQPAELWQRSGRWQGYTAGEGIMFHLDDRQGRQLGLGPTHEEVITSLAGELLRSYRQLPVTLYQIQSKFRDEIRPRFGLMRGREFIMKDAYSFHADASDLQACYGAMDGAYRRIFDRCGLQTVAVEADSGAIGGAASQEFMVTAEAGEDLILMNESGSYAANLEKAVSIAPDAIPLPEGDSRSLDTPGEHTIEALCSAQQLEPSQVVKVLALIARMDSGSERPVLACLRGDQELNEVKLINALTAALGEGVLDLAAVTAEQLERQGLQPWPFGALGPDLEDSRLAGARTWVPTFLRFADPTALALERFVCGANTPDQHRWGWRWPDCQVLPQAVDLRNAQAGDRCQSDPEQTLVARRGIEVGHIFQLGRKYSQAMDANFTNADGGQEALWMGCYGIGVSRLAQAAVEQHHDDAGICWPLAIAPFQVIVVVANLQDATQRGLGEDLYAKLMAQGVDALLDDRQERAGVKFKDADLIGIPWRIVVGRAAADGQVELVERATRQADVLTVDAALERVLAAVAAA
- a CDS encoding resolvase — protein: MFSRPVDPSLSAAAGTVDPSVDVDAVMARSDALVGIEDVQKSLNRSRASVYRYTNTDPRNLNPPFNPRKLNPEYRSDQKDPLLFHPNEVARFAKDVLRIKEVTVEVLNSPSTATQQCLGAILEELRLIRSHLEGLQEPPSDLASRRERQDRAAA